A section of the Rhodospirillaceae bacterium genome encodes:
- a CDS encoding ABC transporter: MTAGTIEISIKQKAYQATTGGERRVAIENLDLSVGTREFLCIVGPSGCGKTTLLNIIAGLDRNVLGTVKLGNGQSQHNTRISYMFQTPRLLPWLTVLDNVQVVLDETPENEGKAEALLKRMDLADSINEFPNRLSGGMQRRVALARAFATEPQILLLDEPFVSLDVPVGNLLRQLLLDLWQQSPTTIIFVTHDLRESIFLADRIAFLSRGPSRVIFDTPISIPRPRSIDDPQIDEFRKDLLSQHQSLLHGTTAXDSDTNHASIXP; this comes from the coding sequence ATGACTGCTGGAACGATAGAAATTAGTATTAAACAGAAGGCCTACCAGGCTACAACAGGTGGCGAACGCAGAGTAGCCATAGAAAACCTGGACCTATCCGTGGGAACTAGAGAATTCCTATGCATTGTTGGCCCTTCCGGATGCGGCAAAACAACTCTTCTAAATATCATTGCAGGCCTGGACAGAAACGTACTCGGTACAGTAAAGCTGGGAAATGGCCAATCACAGCACAACACCCGAATTTCGTACATGTTTCAAACTCCACGCCTCCTGCCCTGGCTAACCGTTCTCGATAACGTCCAAGTAGTGCTAGATGAAACTCCTGAAAACGAAGGCAAGGCTGAGGCACTACTCAAACGAATGGATTTAGCCGACTCAATTAATGAGTTTCCGAACCGACTTTCAGGAGGCATGCAAAGAAGGGTGGCTCTAGCCCGGGCTTTTGCTACTGAACCACAGATCTTGTTACTAGACGAACCCTTTGTCTCTCTGGACGTCCCCGTCGGGAACCTGCTTAGACAGCTCCTGCTTGATCTCTGGCAGCAGAGTCCCACAACTATAATCTTTGTGACCCATGATTTAAGAGAATCAATTTTTCTTGCAGACCGCATTGCCTTTCTTTCTCGAGGGCCTTCTCGGGTTATCTTCGACACACCAATCTCTATTCCTCGGCCACGCAGCATAGACGACCCGCAAATTGATGAATTTCGAAAGGACCTTCTGTCGCAACATCAGTCTTTGTTGCACGGGACAACCGCANGCGACAGTGACACCAATCATGCTTCTATTANCCCTTAG
- a CDS encoding ABC transporter permease, protein MVAQSRVLPDPLQVAAVLYDHAIFGSLISDLCITLWRVFAAFTLAMITGTAIGIFMGLRRRXDILLDGWLIXFLNIPALVTIXLCYVWXGLTELAAIIAVSLNKFPNVIVTLREGTRAVDREILEVAQVFRVGHRKAFFKFFLPQLYPYIMVAARSGIALIWKIVLVVELLGRSNGIGFQLSVFFQLFDIASILAYTLAFVIVMITVELAFIGPMDRHITRWRK, encoded by the coding sequence ATGGTAGCCCAAAGCCGTGTCCTACCAGATCCACTGCAGGTTGCGGCAGTCCTTTACGACCACGCCATTTTTGGTAGTTTAATTTCCGATTTGTGCATCACTTTATGGAGAGTTTTTGCTGCGTTTACNCTNGCCATGATCACNGGCACCGCTATTGGAATTTTCATGGGTCTACGCCGACGCNTGGATATTTTATTGGACGGATGGCTTATTNTATTTTTAAATATTCCAGCCCTCGTTACCATTATNTTGTGTTACGTCTGGTTNGGCCTCACNGAGCTTGCAGCNATTATAGCTGTATCCCTAAACAAATTCCCAAACGTAATTGTAACATTACGTGAGGGCACACGCGCAGTTGATCGTGAGATTTTAGAGGTTGCCCAAGTTTTCCGTGTCGGACATCGTAAGGCGTTTTTTAAATTTTTCCTGCCACAGCTGTACCCATATATAATGGTGGCCGCACGTTCTGGAATAGCGCTAATCTGGAAAATTGTGCTAGTTGTGGAACTTCTGGGAAGAAGCAATGGCATAGGATTCCAACTTAGCGTGTTTTTTCAATTATTTGATATCGCTAGTATTTTAGCTTACACCCTAGCTTTTGTTATTGTTATGATAACTGTGGAGCTGGCCTTTATAGGTCCGATGGACAGACATATCACGCGTTGGCGCAAATGA
- a CDS encoding NADPH-dependent 7-cyano-7-deazaguanine reductase QueF (NADPH-dependent; catalyzes the reduction of 7-cyano-7-deazaguanine to 7-aminomethyl-7-deazaguanine in queuosine biosynthesis): protein MAVASANPEEAVVDRVPNSDNDVQFVARFTCPEFTALCPITGQPDFAHLVIDYVPGDWLIESKGLKLYFASFRNMGIFHESCTVMIGKRLVEEVEPIWLRISGFWYPRGGIPIDVWFQTGEAPKEVYVPEPGVSSYRGRG from the coding sequence ATGGCCGTTGCATCTGCTAATCCAGAGGAGGCTGTAGTAGATCGGGTCCCAAATAGTGATAATGATGTCCAGTTTGTGGCGCGGTTTACCTGCCCGGAATTTACCGCCTTATGCCCCATAACAGGGCAACCTGATTTTGCGCACCTTGTTATTGACTACGTGCCAGGCGATTGGTTGATAGAAAGTAAGGGGCTAAAACTCTATTTTGCCTCTTTTCGAAACATGGGTATATTCCATGAATCATGTACCGTAATGATTGGCAAGCGCTTAGTTGAGGAAGTTGAGCCTATTTGGCTGAGGATATCGGGGTTTTGGTATCCGCGAGGCGGTATTCCAATAGATGTTTGGTTTCAAACAGGGGAGGCACCCAAAGAAGTATATGTACCTGAACCTGGCGTATCTTCTTATAGAGGAAGAGGATAG
- a CDS encoding 3-methylcrotonyl-CoA carboxylase translates to MFDSVLIANRGEIACRIMATARRMGMRTIAVYSDADSNSRHVRLADAAYRIGPAPAVESYLNIEAILEAAELSGANAIHPGYGFLSENSKFAESCLKKGFAFVGPSPEAIGVMGQKDEAKKLMAGAGVPTVPGCNDLDIDLKVLMSEARKVGYPVLIKAAAGGGGRGMRTVSREVDLADALQAAQREAESAFGNGRLLLEKLITNPRHIEVQVFADSHGNVVHMFERDCSVQRRHQKVIEEAPGPSIDNTLRLEIAEAAVKAAKAVDYLGAGTVEFVVDNSGQFYFLEMNTRIQVEHRVTEMLTREDLVEWQFRVAYGEPLPARQEEIGRSGHAIEVRLYAENPSRKFMPSPGCVKHLRLPSESSDVCVDSALVEGEEVSAYYDPMIAKIVVWGRNRENALRRLKESLGRVQVVGVHTNLSLLQEMVNHEVFKGGDYNTGFIEECWDDFSLSAQPASNLVVSVAALFVILERERKVKGLAINSPWNSSDAWRLNMNAREVLLFEENESEIEVELIATGEDYRIRFSSGEVLGRANLSGDKEINAVLDGVRVKGTVVCVGTDLFVWLYGAGYRLGLVTKMSPPNGFESSDIPASNLVSPMPGRVVRLGAKEGESVAKGSVLLVIEAMKMEHSIVAPAYGRVERFMARVGDWVEEATLLVDFSTDS, encoded by the coding sequence GTGTTTGACTCGGTTCTTATAGCCAATCGGGGAGAAATTGCCTGTCGCATTATGGCGACTGCTCGCAGGATGGGAATGCGTACCATCGCGGTCTACTCTGATGCTGATAGTAATAGCCGACACGTCCGCCTTGCTGATGCTGCCTATAGAATAGGCCCTGCGCCAGCTGTAGAGAGTTATTTGAACATAGAGGCCATTCTTGAAGCGGCTGAGCTTTCAGGTGCAAACGCCATTCATCCGGGATATGGGTTCCTCTCAGAAAATTCTAAGTTTGCTGAGAGTTGTCTTAAAAAGGGGTTCGCCTTTGTTGGTCCTTCACCGGAAGCTATTGGTGTCATGGGTCAGAAAGATGAAGCAAAGAAATTGATGGCAGGGGCAGGTGTGCCAACTGTTCCAGGTTGTAATGACTTGGACATCGATCTGAAAGTCCTGATGTCTGAGGCTAGGAAAGTTGGCTATCCTGTTCTAATCAAAGCTGCTGCTGGCGGCGGTGGAAGAGGGATGCGTACAGTCTCCCGGGAAGTGGATTTGGCCGATGCTTTGCAGGCTGCCCAGAGAGAGGCGGAATCCGCATTTGGCAATGGTCGGCTGTTATTAGAAAAGCTAATAACGAACCCCCGACATATTGAAGTGCAAGTGTTTGCAGATAGCCATGGAAACGTTGTCCACATGTTCGAGAGGGATTGTTCTGTCCAGCGACGCCATCAAAAAGTAATTGAAGAGGCGCCTGGCCCGTCTATAGACAACACACTTCGACTAGAGATTGCAGAGGCAGCTGTAAAGGCTGCGAAGGCCGTGGATTATTTGGGGGCCGGCACCGTGGAATTTGTTGTCGACAATTCAGGCCAATTTTATTTTTTGGAGATGAATACTCGAATCCAAGTGGAACATCGTGTCACGGAAATGTTGACGCGTGAGGACCTAGTGGAATGGCAATTTCGGGTGGCTTATGGTGAACCACTGCCTGCAAGACAGGAGGAAATAGGGCGTAGCGGACATGCAATAGAGGTGCGACTTTACGCCGAGAATCCAAGCCGCAAGTTCATGCCTTCGCCAGGTTGTGTAAAACATTTACGCCTGCCGTCTGAGTCAAGTGATGTTTGTGTCGATAGTGCCTTAGTCGAGGGAGAAGAAGTATCAGCATATTATGACCCAATGATTGCAAAGATAGTTGTTTGGGGGCGGAACAGGGAAAATGCTTTGAGGCGGTTAAAGGAGTCCTTGGGGCGCGTGCAAGTGGTAGGTGTTCATACAAACCTCTCTCTCCTGCAGGAGATGGTAAATCACGAGGTCTTTAAAGGGGGAGATTATAATACAGGCTTCATAGAAGAGTGTTGGGATGATTTTTCTTTGTCGGCACAACCGGCGTCTAATTTGGTTGTGAGTGTTGCGGCTTTGTTCGTAATTTTAGAACGTGAAAGAAAGGTAAAGGGGCTAGCAATTAATTCTCCTTGGAATTCTAGCGATGCGTGGCGCCTCAATATGAACGCGAGAGAGGTGCTCTTATTTGAGGAGAATGAATCAGAGATCGAGGTGGAATTAATCGCGACTGGCGAGGACTATAGAATCCGGTTTTCTTCTGGCGAAGTGCTTGGGCGAGCAAACTTGTCGGGAGACAAGGAAATTAATGCTGTATTAGATGGAGTGCGGGTTAAGGGTACAGTTGTTTGTGTGGGGACTGATTTATTCGTGTGGCTTTATGGTGCCGGTTACCGATTGGGCCTAGTTACTAAGATGTCTCCACCAAATGGTTTTGAAAGTAGTGATATTCCAGCCAGTAACTTGGTATCGCCAATGCCCGGGCGAGTGGTGCGACTTGGTGCCAAGGAAGGGGAGTCCGTTGCTAAAGGGAGTGTTCTTTTAGTTATTGAAGCCATGAAGATGGAACACAGTATCGTAGCTCCGGCGTATGGCAGAGTGGAGAGATTTATGGCAAGGGTGGGCGACTGGGTTGAGGAGGCGACGTTGTTAGTGGACTTCTCGACGGATAGCTAG
- a CDS encoding cysteine synthase A: MRLNSSFTDLIGDTPLIKLQKASEETGCTILGKCEFLNPGQSVKDRAALYIIRDAEKQGSLKPGGLIVEGTAGNTGIGLALVGKALGYGSVIVMPETQSQEKKDMLRMCGADLRLVPALPYSDRNNYVRFSGRLATELAKESPAGAIWANQFDNVANRQAHIEGTGPEIWEQTGGRVDAFTCSVGTGGTLAGIGMALKSKNPDIQIVLSDPMGAGLYSLYTEGEAKPEGESIAEGIGQSRITKNLEDAPIDDFQQVTDEEALRVIFDLLQHEGLLMGGSTGINVAGAIKLAKKLGPGCTIVTILCDYGSRYASKIFNPSFLSERGLPVPDWIT, encoded by the coding sequence ATGAGACTAAACTCCAGCTTCACTGATCTCATTGGAGATACACCTCTTATAAAATTGCAGAAAGCCTCTGAAGAAACTGGGTGCACGATACTCGGTAAGTGTGAGTTTCTTAACCCAGGTCAATCGGTTAAGGACAGAGCCGCACTCTACATTATAAGGGATGCCGAAAAACAAGGTAGCCTGAAGCCAGGAGGCCTTATTGTAGAAGGAACTGCGGGCAATACCGGCATTGGCCTAGCCCTTGTTGGCAAAGCACTAGGATATGGCTCCGTAATCGTTATGCCAGAAACACAGAGCCAAGAAAAAAAAGATATGCTGAGGATGTGTGGAGCGGATTTACGATTAGTCCCAGCGTTACCCTATAGTGACCGTAATAACTATGTTCGTTTTTCTGGACGCTTGGCTACCGAATTGGCAAAGGAAAGCCCTGCTGGAGCCATCTGGGCTAACCAATTTGATAACGTTGCAAACCGACAAGCCCATATCGAAGGGACCGGGCCTGAAATTTGGGAACAAACTGGTGGCCGGGTAGATGCTTTTACCTGCTCAGTGGGAACCGGAGGCACTCTGGCTGGAATCGGTATGGCACTGAAAAGCAAGAATCCAGATATACAAATTGTTTTGTCTGACCCTATGGGTGCGGGCCTATACAGCCTTTATACAGAAGGCGAAGCAAAACCAGAAGGTGAGTCAATAGCGGAAGGTATTGGGCAATCGCGTATTACGAAAAACCTGGAAGATGCTCCGATAGACGACTTCCAACAAGTGACCGACGAAGAGGCCCTACGAGTGATCTTTGATTTACTCCAACACGAAGGCCTCTTGATGGGAGGATCTACTGGAATAAATGTTGCAGGAGCTATAAAGCTGGCAAAAAAACTAGGGCCTGGTTGTACCATAGTTACTATTCTCTGTGATTACGGGAGTCGC
- a CDS encoding ABC transporter substrate-binding protein, producing the protein MEQFHNTRRKFLIGASAXAXGATGIVXPASIXXSATETVRLGVLKFGTVNWELNVIKHHGLDQEVGLDLDVVGLANKDATTIAFNAGDVDMIVTDWIWTSRQRDAGADCTFVPYSVAAGSVMVHPNSGIDSLIDLEGKKIGVAGSPIDKSWLLLRAYSIKTFGKDIEKIVKPIYAAPPLLNEKFKQKEFDAVLNYWNYTARLRAAGMKELIKVQDLLPGLGVPGRLPLIGYVFGETWGRINSDTLGRFFHASRKARQIMLQSDAEWERLRPLTKAESDSTLMALRDGYRDGAPKKFDASQAEAIHSAFEIVAKYGGRRLVGRSDKLALGTLWXGEAY; encoded by the coding sequence ATGGAACAATTTCATAACACAAGACGNAAATTCCTAATTGGAGCATCTGCNNCCGCTNTTGGGGCCACTGGGATCGTATNACCCGCCAGCATTGNATNCTCCGCAACTGAGACCGTGCGGCTCGGTGTATTAAAATTTGGAACGGTCAACTGGGAATTAAATGTAATAAAGCATCATGGTTTAGACCAAGAAGTCGGCCTTGATTTAGACGTTGTCGGCTTAGCCAACAAAGATGCGACCACTATCGCCTTCAACGCTGGCGATGTCGATATGATTGTAACCGACTGGATATGGACTTCCCGCCAAAGGGATGCGGGCGCTGATTGTACTTTTGTCCCATACTCAGTTGCAGCTGGNTCAGTGATGGTCCATCCAAATAGTGGTATTGACTCGCTTATAGATCTAGAGGGAAAGAAAATTGGAGTAGCTGGCAGCCCCATCGACAAAAGTTGGTTATTGCTNAGAGCCTACTCAATAAAAACTTTTGGCAAAGACATAGAGAAAATTGTAAAACCGATTTATGCGGCCCCACCTTTATTGAACGAAAAGTTTAAGCAAAAAGAGTTCGATGCCGTTCTGAACTATTGGAACTATACAGCACGACTAAGAGCCGCTGGCATGAAAGAACTGATCAAGGTCCAGGACTTGCTCCCTGGACTTGGAGTCCCTGGGCGCCTGCCACTCATTGGATATGTCTTTGGAGAAACATGGGGCCGAATCAACTCCGATACATTGGGTAGGTTTTTTCACGCATCTCGGAAAGCTAGACAAATAATGCTTCAATCTGATGCCGAGTGGGAGCGACTTAGACCGCTGACCAAAGCGGAGAGTGATTCTACTCTGATGGCTCTCCGCGATGGTTACAGAGATGGCGCTCCCAAAAAGTTTGATGCAAGCCAGGCAGAAGCAATCCACTCCGCCTTCGAAATAGTAGCAAAATATGGAGGACGGAGGCTAGTCGGCCGAAGTGACAAATTAGCCCTAGGAACACTGTGGNCCGGGGAAGCTTATTGA
- a CDS encoding ABC transporter ATP-binding protein, with protein MTETKPNNLEASNFALFTSGVEKSYGQRKALDKVDITIEAGEFVALLGPNGAGKTTLFQLLTGLFVADSGIIRIAGIDIRHNAVPALAGIGVVFQQPTLDLDLTVSENLRFHANLHGIVGKEATSRISQELERLKLSDRANDRARALSGGQRRRIELARALLHHPKFLLMDEPTVGLDPGSRSDLLSYVLDLKTERKMAILWASHLVDEAEKADRVIVLHKGQVLETGTPSQLMSTAGTKSLHDAFVVITKQNVDKG; from the coding sequence TTGACCGAAACCAAACCTAACAACCTCGAAGCATCAAACTTTGCGCTTTTTACTTCGGGTGTTGAAAAATCATATGGGCAACGCAAAGCCCTTGATAAAGTGGATATAACCATAGAAGCTGGGGAGTTTGTTGCCCTTTTAGGTCCTAATGGAGCGGGCAAAACAACACTTTTTCAATTGCTCACCGGCTTGTTCGTCGCCGATTCAGGAATAATCAGAATCGCTGGCATTGATATTCGCCACAACGCCGTCCCCGCATTAGCTGGTATCGGAGTAGTGTTTCAACAGCCAACACTGGATCTTGATCTGACTGTCAGCGAAAATCTTCGGTTCCATGCCAACCTTCACGGGATTGTCGGCAAGGAGGCGACAAGTCGTATTTCTCAAGAACTAGAGAGGTTAAAACTCTCGGACCGCGCAAATGATCGCGCTAGGGCACTTAGTGGCGGCCAAAGACGGCGAATCGAATTAGCCCGAGCATTGCTGCATCACCCTAAATTTTTGCTAATGGACGAACCCACAGTAGGTTTGGACCCAGGTAGTAGAAGCGACCTTCTATCCTATGTTCTTGACCTGAAGACGGAACGCAAAATGGCTATTCTTTGGGCAAGCCATCTCGTTGATGAGGCCGAAAAGGCTGACAGGGTTATAGTTTTACATAAAGGTCAAGTTTTGGAAACTGGAACCCCATCACAGTTGATGTCCACTGCAGGAACAAAAAGTCTTCATGACGCATTTGTAGTCATCACAAAGCAAAATGTGGACAAAGGCTAA
- the pqqA gene encoding pyrroloquinoline quinone precursor peptide PqqA — MQPMRSILTIRLGKGKTMWTTPVVREIAVGLEINCYACADL, encoded by the coding sequence ATGCAGCCGATGCGATCAATTTTAACCATTCGTTTAGGAAAGGGTAAAACCATGTGGACAACTCCTGTCGTACGTGAGATCGCTGTAGGCCTAGAGATCAACTGCTACGCTTGTGCAGATCTATAG
- a CDS encoding amino acid ABC transporter substrate-binding protein, giving the protein MTKMGKSLSSCAGLLVAALISTSPLSAEINEELPTVKIGFLDLTEDIRYDDWGIHPVDIRSATTIINRRAYAGAQLAIKELEQFTRIAKAYFSLERHSLSTAKEMAKTILRMRDSGSYFFLIDAPTSVVSEVAQLTRDEDVYLFNTTAIGDSLRNEACQKHLFHMTASRAMRTDALSQYLVERKWKKVLILRGPLTEDELMAAAFEKSAEQFGLKVVEIRDFLLGNDPRARAQNDLDFLTGDKRYDAVFVADSDGEFSLSVPYATREAAAVFGAAGVMPKVWHWSYLRHGAPQVHGRFERMHTRRMGEPDWGAWVALKTIAMAIARTKTTEGPKVAEYIRNDKFRVDGSKGPGMSIRPWNNQLRQPLLLTTSDWTITLAPIKGFKHRTNDLDTLGYGSQDSACMF; this is encoded by the coding sequence ATGACTAAAATGGGGAAATCTCTATCAAGTTGTGCAGGCCTATTAGTCGCTGCTCTCATCAGCACGTCTCCTTTATCTGCTGAGATTAATGAGGAACTTCCAACGGTGAAAATAGGATTTCTCGATCTAACAGAGGACATCCGATACGATGACTGGGGGATACACCCTGTCGATATTCGCTCCGCCACAACCATTATCAACCGTCGGGCCTACGCAGGTGCGCAGTTAGCGATTAAGGAACTGGAGCAGTTTACTCGTATTGCAAAAGCATATTTCTCTTTAGAAAGGCACTCACTATCCACCGCCAAAGAGATGGCAAAAACCATTTTGAGAATGCGTGATAGCGGATCCTATTTCTTCCTAATAGATGCGCCGACTTCGGTTGTCTCTGAAGTTGCCCAATTAACTCGCGATGAAGATGTTTATCTCTTTAACACCACCGCAATCGGGGACAGTCTTCGGAATGAGGCCTGCCAAAAACATTTATTCCATATGACCGCAAGCCGTGCCATGCGAACCGATGCACTGTCACAATATTTAGTAGAACGAAAATGGAAAAAGGTTTTAATTCTGCGGGGCCCGTTGACTGAAGATGAGCTAATGGCAGCCGCCTTTGAAAAATCGGCCGAACAATTTGGCCTTAAAGTAGTAGAAATACGCGATTTTCTTCTGGGAAATGACCCAAGAGCCAGAGCACAAAATGACCTGGACTTCCTGACTGGCGACAAACGGTATGATGCCGTTTTTGTAGCAGACTCTGACGGTGAATTCTCTCTTAGCGTGCCATATGCCACCAGGGAAGCCGCTGCAGTGTTCGGAGCAGCTGGTGTGATGCCCAAGGTCTGGCACTGGAGCTATCTACGTCATGGCGCCCCTCAGGTGCATGGCCGCTTTGAACGAATGCACACACGACGCATGGGTGAACCAGACTGGGGCGCATGGGTTGCCCTTAAAACTATTGCCATGGCCATTGCACGCACTAAAACTACTGAAGGTCCAAAAGTGGCTGAGTACATTAGAAACGATAAATTTCGTGTGGATGGCAGCAAAGGTCCGGGGATGAGCATTCGCCCTTGGAATAACCAACTTCGCCAGCCCCTGCTCCTCACAACGAGCGACTGGACAATTACTCTCGCTCCTATTAAAGGGTTTAAGCACCGAACAAATGATCTAGACACCTTAGGCTACGGGAGCCAAGATTCAGCATGCATGTTTTAA
- a CDS encoding multidrug ABC transporter permease, with the protein MNLNHLIAAVSALSRRETTKFFQQKGRLFSAFVRPALWLFVFAVGFRSVFGVDAGDPYLQRSVNYEYYILPGLTCMVLLFSGMQSSLSMVYDREMGVMRLLLTAPLPRWYLLTAKLLSGTFLSVVQAYAFLIICLPFDWWTGLHVAFNNTLGWLYVLPALIMTGMMLGAIGLFLSVHIKQLENFAGTMNFVIFPMFFISPALFPLWYLEESGADLVFWVANCNPFTYGVQLVRYASEGQFYLLGTLVVTCCTLIFLIGAIYGYDPQRGFVKKGPQAAT; encoded by the coding sequence ATGAACCTAAACCATTTAATTGCAGCAGTATCTGCGCTAAGCCGTCGCGAAACGACTAAATTTTTTCAGCAGAAAGGAAGGCTTTTTTCGGCCTTTGTTCGGCCTGCGCTATGGTTATTTGTTTTTGCAGTCGGATTTAGAAGTGTGTTTGGCGTGGACGCTGGGGACCCATACCTTCAGCGGAGCGTAAACTACGAATATTACATTCTTCCAGGGCTAACGTGCATGGTACTCCTGTTTAGCGGCATGCAATCTTCCTTATCGATGGTTTACGATCGTGAGATGGGTGTAATGCGCCTGCTTCTTACCGCCCCCCTACCACGTTGGTACTTACTTACGGCGAAACTTCTTTCAGGGACCTTTCTATCTGTGGTCCAAGCATATGCGTTTCTTATTATTTGCTTACCATTTGATTGGTGGACCGGATTGCACGTCGCATTCAACAATACATTAGGTTGGCTATATGTATTGCCTGCCTTGATCATGACCGGAATGATGTTAGGAGCCATAGGCTTATTCTTATCAGTGCATATCAAGCAATTGGAGAATTTTGCAGGCACGATGAATTTTGTCATCTTCCCGATGTTTTTCATTTCACCGGCACTCTTTCCCCTTTGGTATCTTGAGGAGAGTGGAGCGGATTTAGTCTTCTGGGTAGCTAACTGTAACCCTTTCACATATGGAGTTCAGTTGGTACGGTACGCAAGTGAGGGTCAGTTTTATCTGCTGGGAACACTTGTAGTCACATGCTGCACTCTGATCTTTCTAATTGGTGCCATATATGGCTATGATCCTCAGCGAGGCTTTGTTAAGAAAGGTCCTCAGGCTGCTACTTAG